One Carcharodon carcharias isolate sCarCar2 chromosome 1, sCarCar2.pri, whole genome shotgun sequence DNA window includes the following coding sequences:
- the LOC121269738 gene encoding paramyosin-like yields MGSKLIKVQSDKEKGQHAEHRRRAQLKEPYISEEQHRELMTPTEPKRREHFESFPGELSTDLNNQTLAEQLIKLKEENQHRGDRIAELEDYILKLQNSQSLAEPEFKGKEAVDNQQILEEKLKEYEVKLEKRTEESVTLRKKFNEMELSYHQLRFECDALKGKLASVRELDSLDSRSSDEEAEGKHGAKTELLQSVKNLEGLLKIKEMSEKELMETVKELQGQLLQNQENQRLLSLRCAKLDQLTKQKEDVESKLEERYSQVEQLQKEKESSEEEYQEQIKMLLDEIKERDEAHSQLEAINKDLLQKIGDMEESRTSLESKTAKLKMDMEERVDSELKLKKQCSDLEKTVRDWEHFEQQLNEQFKRVESKQNGKIKNLRKQVEEKDKTLKETLQEMEELKKSIKDAESQLHERQHISPEILKEKKQLEAELSRMAEAEINKAGFIVKMRSRFEMELNEKNKELEDFKDEIESLNEEVGQLREQQRQQNEAERKLQERSKMLEELMEDLQEGETKVLQEKIARMEKLINMKEETEEKLQARISKQESLLKEMEETERRLAQRNEEMGVKQRGMNEELHRWKTKCSSLEKFEREVKFETKCQRDRIKELEVAKTNLEVQLQKKISEFDELGLLKKKEQANVTAELNKKIEELKFKESVCQVAKQNLETQLKKRMKEFEISEVNVKSLRTKLEEALEEKQCGIRKVEITMRQEKKALETQLAKESQLVISLEGMVKEESQLSLTLKGELHTKEATLKLLQEEHSMLLARIQALEQNTCNCKLEHNCLLNCYYSDVETQRGYGYYDRCSKDEFNKRFYTLFSSGP; encoded by the exons ATGGGGAGCAAACTTATAAAAGTGCAGAGTGATAAGGAGAAAGGGCAACATGCCGAACACAGGAGGAGGGCGCAATTAAAGGAGCCATACATTTCTGAGGAGCAACACAGAGAACTGATGACTCCCACAGAACCTAAGAGAAGAGAACATTTTGAGTCTTTTCCAGGGGAGCTGTCGACAGATTTAAATAACCAAACTTTAGCAGAGCAACTGATAAAATTAAAAGAAGAAAACCAACACAGAGGTGACAGAATAGCAGAACTTGAAGattatattttaaaattacaGAATTCCCAAAGCTTAGCAGAGCCAGAATTCAAAGGAAAGGAAGCTGTGGACAATCAGCAGATATTAGAAGAGAAATTGAAAGAGTACGAGGTTAAGCTGGAGAAAAGGACAGAAGAATCAGTGACTTTAAGAAAAAAGTTCAATGAGATGGAGCTTTCATATCATCAACTTCGATTTGAATGTGATGCCCTTAAAGGCAAACTGGCTTCAGTGAGGGAACTGGATTCATTGGATTCTCGCAGCAGCGATGAGGAGGCTGAAGGTAAACATGGTGCCAAAACAGAGCTACTTCAAAGTGTCAAAAATTTAGAAGGGCTTTTAAAGATCAAAGAAATGAGTGAGAAGGAACTAATGGAAACAGTCAAAGAGCTTCAAGGGCAACTATTGCAAAACCAGGAGAATCAGAGGCTGCTTAGCTTGCGCTGTGCCAAATTGGATCAATTGACCAAGCAGAAAGAAGACGTCGAAAGCAAGCTAGAGGAGAGGTACAGCCAAGTCGAGCAGTTACAGAAGGAAAAAGAAAGTTCGGAGGAAGAGTACCAGGAGCAAATTAAAATGTTGCTTGATGAGATCAAAGAGCGAGATGAAGCCCATTCCCAGCTCGAGGCAATTAACAAAGACTTGCTTCAGAAAATAGGGGATATGGAAGAGTCCAGAACTAGTCTTGAATCGAAGACTGCCAAATTAAAGATGGACATGGAAGAGAGAGTGGATAgtgaattaaaattaaaaaagcaATGTTCAGACCTGGAGAAAACTGTCCGAGATTGGGAACATTTTGAGCAGCAGCTGAATGAGCAATTTAAACGAGTAGAAAGTAAGCAAAACGGCAAAATTAAAAACCTAAGAAAACAAGTGGAAGAGAAAGACAAAACTTTAAAAGAGACCTtgcaggagatggaggaactcaagaaaagcATCAAGGATGCAGAGAGCCAACTTCACGAAAGGCAGCACATTTCTCCGGAGATTCTTAAGGAAAAGAAGCAACTTGAAGCTGAGCTGAGCAGAATGGCTGAGGCTGAAATAAACAAGGCAGGGTTCATTGTGAAGATGAGAAGCAGGTTTGAAATGGAATTGAATGAAAAAAACAAAGAGTTGGAAGACTTCAAAGATGAAATTGAAAGTTTGAACGAAGAGGTCGGTCAGTTGCGAGAGCAACAAAGACAACAaaatgaagctgaaaggaagCTGCAAGAGAGAAGCAAGATGCTGGAAGAGCTGATGGAAGATCTGCAGGAAGGGGAGACCAAAGTCCTACAGGAAAAGATAGCTCGCATGGAAAAGCTAATCAATATGAAAGAAGAAACTGAGGAGAAATTACAGGCAAGGATCTCCAAGCAGGAATCCTTACTAAAAGAAATGGAAGAGACTGAAAGAAGACTGGCCCAACGTAATGAAGAAATGGGTGTCAAACAACGTGGGATGAATGAAGAACTACATCGCTGGAAAACAAAGTGCTCTAGCCTTGAAAAATTTGAAAGGGAAGTGAAGTTTGAAACAAAATGTCAGAGAGATAGGATTAAAGAGTTGGAAGTTGCTAAAACTAACTTGGAGGTGCAACTTCAAAAGAAGATCAGTGAGTTTGATGAGCTTGGCCTTTTGAAGAAAAAAGAACAAGCAAATGTAACAGCAGAGCTTAACAAAAAGATTGAAGAGCTCAAGTTCAAAGAGTCTGTCTGTCAAGTAGCAAAGCAAAACCTTGAAACACAGTTGAAAAAACGAATGAAAGAATTTGAAATTTCTGAGGTAAATGTTAAGAGCCTTAGGACAAAACTTGAGGAGGCATTGGAAGAAAAGCAATGTGGAATAAGAAAAGTTGAAATAACCATGCGGCAGGAGAAGAAAGCCCTGGAAACTCAGCTTGCTAAAGAGTCTCAATTAGTGATTTCTTTGGAGGGCATGGTTAAAGAGGAATCCCAGCTCTCACTCACCTTAAAGGGAGAGCTGCACACTAAAGAAGCGACCCTGAAACTTCTGCAAGAGGAGCACTCAATGCTGCTGGCAAGAATTCAAGCTTTAGAACAG AACACATGCAACTGTAAGTTGGAGCACAATTGTCTTCTAAACTGTTACTACTCTGATGTAGAAACCCAACGTGGTTATGGATATTATGACAGGTGTTCAAAGGATGAATTCAATAAGCGTTTCTATACTTTGTTTTCATCAGGGCCCTAA